A window from Lachnoanaerobaculum umeaense encodes these proteins:
- a CDS encoding baseplate assembly protein, which produces MFERVPDVSFIDDLRLESLMEELIKEYENEYKRITGNNEYTLPKVSPYRFILNAICLQLFQGFMWLDNMGKMNLLKYSNGPYLDNMAVAFGIERKKGEPSKCKIRFKLSSIQTSNIPIPKNTRITDGNIYFRTTKFTEIVAGKDHIDIDCECVEVGSKYNDIGVGKIKILVDSIPYIESISNINATEYGADIENDETLRERIFLASSTYSVAGPIGAYEYHTKAYSSLISDVRVTNPSPRVVDIRVVLKGGEKPDTEFCRGLKEYLSSDDRKPLTDVVEVNAPLDTNYNVNLKYFINDSDKANVINIQAAVTKAIEDFKRYQSERIGRDVNPSMLVSMIVNAGAKRVEIVEPAFISVDDAHIAILKSSNITYGGLESD; this is translated from the coding sequence ATGTTTGAGAGAGTACCGGATGTAAGTTTTATTGATGATCTGAGACTTGAAAGCTTGATGGAAGAACTTATAAAAGAATATGAAAATGAATACAAGCGGATAACCGGCAATAATGAATACACATTACCTAAAGTATCACCATATAGATTTATATTAAATGCTATATGCTTGCAATTATTCCAGGGATTTATGTGGCTTGACAATATGGGTAAAATGAATCTTCTAAAATACTCAAATGGACCGTACCTAGACAATATGGCTGTTGCATTTGGTATTGAAAGGAAAAAGGGAGAGCCTAGCAAGTGTAAGATTAGATTTAAATTATCAAGTATACAAACATCAAATATTCCAATTCCTAAAAATACCAGGATAACAGATGGAAATATATATTTTAGAACAACTAAATTTACTGAGATTGTAGCAGGAAAAGATCATATAGATATTGACTGTGAATGTGTAGAGGTTGGCAGTAAATATAATGATATTGGAGTAGGTAAGATTAAAATACTAGTTGATAGTATTCCTTATATTGAGAGCATATCAAATATAAATGCTACAGAGTATGGAGCGGATATAGAAAATGATGAAACTCTGAGAGAAAGAATATTCTTAGCAAGCTCTACATATTCAGTAGCAGGTCCGATTGGTGCATATGAGTATCATACAAAAGCTTATTCAAGCCTCATATCTGATGTAAGGGTAACGAATCCGTCACCTAGGGTTGTAGATATAAGAGTTGTTCTAAAGGGTGGAGAAAAGCCAGATACTGAATTTTGTAGAGGACTTAAAGAGTATCTGTCAAGCGATGATAGAAAGCCTTTGACAGATGTTGTAGAAGTAAATGCACCACTTGATACCAACTATAATGTAAATCTAAAGTACTTTATAAATGACAGTGACAAAGCCAATGTTATAAACATTCAAGCAGCAGTTACTAAAGCTATAGAAGATTTTAAGAGATATCAAAGTGAAAGAATAGGTAGGGATGTAAATCCTTCCATGCTTGTAAGTATGATAGTAAATGCAGGAGCAAAGAGAGTAGAAATAGTTGAACCAGCATTTATAAGTGTAGATGATGCACATATAGCAATATTGAAGTCATCAAATATCACATATGGAGGCCTTGAAAGTGATTGA
- a CDS encoding tail protein X, translating to MRDRIYIAELGDTWDSISFKIYEDEFRIELLMNANKDLMHIFVFGGGERVKIPELHEDVSSSLPDWRK from the coding sequence ATGAGAGATAGAATATATATAGCAGAGTTGGGAGATACTTGGGATAGTATCTCCTTTAAAATTTATGAGGATGAGTTTAGAATTGAGCTTTTAATGAATGCGAATAAGGACTTGATGCATATCTTTGTTTTCGGCGGTGGCGAAAGAGTAAAGATACCTGAGCTGCATGAAGATGTGAGTAGCTCTTTACCTGATTGGAGAAAGTAA
- a CDS encoding LysM peptidoglycan-binding domain-containing protein yields the protein MARYTDLSLVYEGREASNIGTVESFTYVDEAENNADNISITIDNVDKRWANGWTPKLNDKIAAKIAWTDENNKKNKIDCGSFAVDDFSISSSPLICQINATIKPIKNEFSITPKSKIWKDVSVKQIATEITNASNLNLVYDSEVEDKIKELEQSNQTDSAFLKSLCEKYGLSLKVYDTKAVIYDVAKYEDKNTIAKISPIQCTQWSYNNSILGTYTGAVFSYTNSKDNKTISVTVGKSDRLLYINESADDEADAMKKAIAKVNASNRDLITISLELVEPMVVVATNCVDLFGFGGEIDGKYFITRVTHTISGNGYGQSLSLRKVVSRIGVGGEEDGQKENTSTENNSAADGMEYTVKKGDNLWNLAKKYLGKGVKMREIYEANKDVIEKEAKRHGKKDSDSGHWILEGTKLNIPGGKKDS from the coding sequence ATGGCAAGATATACAGATTTAAGCCTGGTATATGAGGGCAGAGAAGCAAGCAATATAGGTACTGTAGAGAGCTTTACCTATGTTGATGAAGCTGAAAATAATGCAGACAATATCAGTATTACTATTGACAATGTGGATAAAAGATGGGCGAACGGCTGGACTCCTAAGCTGAATGATAAGATAGCAGCTAAAATAGCCTGGACTGATGAGAATAATAAAAAGAATAAGATTGACTGTGGATCATTTGCAGTGGATGACTTTTCAATATCATCAAGTCCGCTAATATGTCAGATCAATGCTACTATAAAACCTATTAAAAATGAATTTAGCATTACGCCTAAATCAAAGATATGGAAGGATGTATCGGTGAAGCAGATAGCAACAGAGATTACAAATGCATCAAACCTTAACTTAGTTTATGATAGTGAAGTAGAAGATAAGATAAAAGAGCTGGAGCAGTCAAATCAGACTGATTCAGCTTTTTTGAAATCACTTTGCGAAAAATACGGACTAAGCTTAAAAGTATATGATACAAAGGCTGTAATATATGATGTTGCAAAATATGAGGACAAGAATACTATAGCTAAAATAAGTCCTATACAATGTACTCAATGGAGTTATAACAACAGCATTTTAGGAACTTATACCGGTGCTGTTTTTTCATATACAAACTCTAAAGATAATAAAACAATTTCTGTTACAGTCGGTAAGAGTGACAGACTTTTATATATAAATGAATCTGCAGATGATGAGGCAGATGCAATGAAAAAGGCAATAGCTAAAGTAAATGCCTCAAATAGAGATTTAATAACGATTAGCCTGGAACTTGTGGAGCCTATGGTAGTAGTGGCTACAAATTGCGTGGATCTGTTTGGATTCGGTGGTGAGATAGATGGTAAATATTTTATAACAAGAGTTACTCATACAATATCCGGGAATGGGTATGGACAAAGTTTAAGTCTTAGAAAAGTTGTATCCAGGATAGGAGTGGGAGGAGAAGAAGATGGTCAAAAAGAAAATACTTCTACAGAAAATAACAGTGCAGCAGATGGAATGGAATATACAGTGAAAAAGGGTGACAATCTTTGGAACCTGGCAAAGAAGTATTTGGGTAAGGGTGTGAAGATGAGAGAAATATATGAAGCCAACAAGGATGTGATCGAGAAGGAAGCAAAGAGACATGGAAAGAAAGATTCAGATAGCGGTCACTGGATTTTGGAAGGAACGAAGCTGAATATACCGGGTGGAAAGAAGGATTCATGA
- a CDS encoding phage tail protein has protein sequence MRKLGSWGKDLVFSVSSDKVLTFKKLNREVSSRWASHTPTFGKPKREFLGADLETITLDITLNAFLGVNITKTIKKLESALKIGRANYIVIGGKRIANYKFNLTKISEAYNVVYRDGFISEADITLTFTEYH, from the coding sequence ATGAGAAAACTTGGAAGCTGGGGAAAAGATCTTGTGTTTTCGGTGTCAAGTGACAAAGTGCTTACTTTTAAAAAGCTTAATAGAGAAGTCTCATCAAGGTGGGCAAGTCATACTCCGACATTTGGAAAGCCAAAAAGAGAATTTCTTGGAGCAGACCTTGAAACGATTACGCTTGATATCACTTTAAATGCATTTTTGGGAGTTAATATCACTAAGACTATTAAGAAACTTGAAAGTGCATTAAAGATTGGCAGAGCAAATTATATAGTGATTGGTGGTAAAAGGATTGCAAATTATAAATTCAATCTGACAAAGATAAGTGAAGCCTACAATGTAGTATATAGAGATGGGTTTATATCGGAAGCTGATATCACATTAACATTTACGGAGTATCATTAA
- a CDS encoding phage tail protein I, with translation MIDIFNSHIVDVLPHKFKSDPEVLALSYAVSTILNKYFHSLSKSMVISGIDNLSEEVLDLRAIELDIPYYTSDMDIETKRKLVKSAIALYKKAGTKASIRAVVQTVLGNGEVIEWDKFNGVPGSFKIVTSGSSDTEALQELTKIIKKIKNASATLIAVERIIDIKAAVYIGGLVQSVTIQSVR, from the coding sequence GTGATTGATATTTTTAACTCTCATATCGTGGATGTTTTGCCACATAAATTCAAGTCGGATCCTGAAGTACTTGCTCTCAGTTATGCAGTAAGTACTATACTTAATAAATATTTTCACTCATTAAGTAAAAGTATGGTTATATCTGGCATTGATAATTTGAGTGAAGAGGTGCTTGATTTGAGAGCAATTGAGCTTGATATTCCTTACTATACTTCAGATATGGATATTGAGACAAAAAGAAAGCTTGTAAAGTCTGCAATAGCTTTATATAAAAAAGCCGGCACTAAGGCAAGCATAAGAGCTGTAGTGCAGACTGTACTTGGAAATGGTGAAGTGATTGAATGGGATAAGTTTAATGGAGTACCGGGCAGCTTTAAAATAGTTACAAGCGGATCGAGTGATACGGAAGCACTGCAGGAGCTTACTAAGATTATAAAAAAGATTAAAAATGCCAGTGCGACATTGATAGCAGTAGAGAGAATAATAGATATAAAAGCTGCAGTTTATATCGGAGGCCTTGTGCAAAGTGTAACTATACAGTCAGTGAGGTAA